One segment of Hippopotamus amphibius kiboko isolate mHipAmp2 chromosome 2, mHipAmp2.hap2, whole genome shotgun sequence DNA contains the following:
- the TP53BP1 gene encoding TP53-binding protein 1 isoform X8: MSESMVETNDPILGNEKGDSGAGPEMGDQLCLRMKLVSPEAEASEASLQFSLEKPATGERKNGSTAVAEAVASPQKTMSALSCVCEARQEDEAQSQDSHSAPIRGNLLHFPSTQDEEGKGKLEGDQSTRQSQQPMMLSSLVKDPASPASQQMATQEPSSFQGEAMDTDILEGQREERNTSQEKPSKALIERPSQNNVGIQTIEHSLWVPETVSAATQTVKNVCEQGTSTVDQNSGKQDATVQTERGSGEKPVSAPGDDTESLHSQGEEEFDVPQPPHGHVLHRHMRTIREVRTLVTRVITDVYYVDGTEVERKVTEETEEPVVECQECETEVSPSQTGGSSGDLGDISSFSSKASSLHRTSSGTSLSAMHSSGSSGRGAGPLKGKTSGTEPADFALPSSRGGPGKLSPRKGVSQTGTPVCEEDGDAGLGIRQGGKAPVTPRGRGRRGRPPSRTTGTRETAVPGPLGIEDISPSMSPDDKSFTRIVPRVPDSTRRADMGAGALRRSDSPEIPFQTAAGPSDGLDASSPGNSFVGLRVVAKWSSNGYFYSGKITRDVGAGKYKLLFDDGYECDVLGKDILLCDPIPLDTEVTALSEDEYFSAGVVKGHRKESGELYYSIEKEGQRKWYKRMAVILSLEQGNRLREQYGLGPYEAVTPLTKAADISLDNLVEGKRKRRSNISSPATPTASSSSSTTPTRKIAESPRASAGVPSGKRKLITSEEERSPAKRGRKSATVKPGAVGAGEFVSPCESGDNLGEPFALEEQRGPLPLNKTLFLGYAFLLTMATTSDKLASRSKLPDGPAGSSEEEEEFLEIPPFNKQYTESQLRAGAGYILEDFNEAQCNTAYQCLLIADQHCRTRKYFLCLASGIPCVSHVWVHDSCHANQLQNYRNYLLPAGYSLEEQRILDWQPRENPFQNLKVLLVSDQQQNFLELWSEILMTGGAASVKQHHSSAHNKDIALGVFDVVVTDPSCPASVLKCAEALQLPVVSQEWVIQCLIVGQRIGFKQHPKYKHDYVSH; encoded by the exons agCCAGCAACtggtgaaagaaaaaatggatCTACTGCTGTTGCTGAGGCTGTTGCCAG TCCCCAGAAGACCATGTCTGCATTGAGCTGTGTCTGTGAAGCCCGGCAAGAGGATGAGGCTCAAAGTCAGGATTCGCACTCTGCACCCATCAG GGGGAACTTGCTCCATTTTCCAAGTACTCAAGAtgaagaggggaagggaaaatTAGAAGGTGACCAAAGCACCAGGCAGAGTCAACAGCCTATGATGCTCAGTAGTCTTGTCAAAGATCCTgcttctcctgcctcccagcagaTGGCCACACAGGAGCCATCCAGTTTTCAAGGGGAAGCAATGGACACAGATATTCTAGAAGGCCAGAGAGAAGAACGGAATACCAGTCAGGAAAAACCTAGTAAGGCCTTGATTGAAAGGCCCAGCCAAAACAATGTAGGAATCCAGACCATAGAGCATTCCCTGTGGGTCCCAGAAACTGTTTCCGCAGCAACTCAGACTGTAAAGAATGTGTGTGAACAAGGGACCAGTACAGTGGACCAGAACTCTGGAAAACAAGATGCCACAGTTCAGACTGAGAGGGGGAGTGGTGAGAAACCAGTCAGTGCTCCTGGGGATGATACAGAGTCGCTCCATAGCCAG GGAGAGGAAGAGTTTGATGTGCCTCAGCCCCCACATGGCCATGTCTTGCATCGCCACATGAGAACCATTCGTGAGGTTCGCACACTTGTCACTCGTGTCATCACAGATGTGTATTATGTGGACGGAACGGAAGTAGAAAGAAAAGTAACTGAG GAAACTGAAGAGCCAGTTGTAGAGTGTCAGGAGTGTGAAACTGAAGTTTCCCCTTCACAGACTGGGGGCTCTTCAGGTGACCTGGGAGATATCAGCTCCTTCTCCTCCAAGGCATCCAGCTTACACCGCACGTCGAGTGGGACGAGTCTGTCGGCCATGCACAGCAGTGGCAGCTCAGGGAGAGGAGCCGGACCGCTCAAAGGGAAAACCAGTGGGACAGAACCCGCAGATTTTGCCTTGCCCAGCTCCCGAGGAGGCCCAGGAAAACTGAG TCCTAGAAAAGGGGTCAGTCAGACAGGGACGCCAGTGTGTGAGGAGGATGGTGATGCAGGCCTTGGCATCAGACAGGGAGGGAAGGCTCCAGTCACGCCTCGTGGGCGCGGGCGAAGGGGCCGCCCGCCTTCTCGGACCACTGGAACCAG GGAAACAGCTGTGCCTGGCCCCTTGGGCATAGAGGACATTTCACCCAGCATGTCGCCAGATGATAAATCCTTCACCCGTATCGTGCCCCGCGTGCCAGACTCCACCAGACGAGCAGACATGGGTGCTGGTGCTTTGCGTCGAAGCGACTCTCCAGAGATTCCTTTCCAGACTGCTGCTGGCCCTTCTGATGGCTTAGATGCCTCCTCTCCTGGGAACAGCTTTGTAGGGCTCCGTGTTGTAGCCAAGTGGTCATCCAATGGCTATTTTTACTCTGGAAAAATCACACGCGATGTCGGAGCTGGGAAGTACAAATTGCTCTTTGATGATGGGTATGAGTGTGATGTGTTGGGCAAAGACATTCTGCTGTGTGACCCCATCCCGCTGGATACAGAAGTAACAGCCCTCTCGGAGGATGAGTATTTCAGTGCAG GAGTGGTGAAAGGGCATAGGAAGGAGTCTGGAGAGCTGTACTACAGCATTGAAAAGGAAGGCCAGAGGAAGTGGTATAAGCGAATGGCTGTCATCTTGTCCTTGGAGCAAGGAAACAGACTGAGAGAGCAGTATGGCCTAGGCCCATATGAGGCAGTGACACCTCTCACCAAGGCAGCAGATATCAGCTTGG ACAATTTGGTGGAAGGAAAACGGAAACGGCGCAGTAACATCAGTTCCCCAGCCACCCCCACtgcttccagcagcagcagcacaacCCCTACCCGAAAGATCGCAGAAAGCCCTCGTGCCTCCGCGGGAGTTCCCTCAGGCAAGAGAAAACTTATCACCTCTGAAGAGGAACGGTCCCCTGCCAAGCGAGGCCGGAAGTCTGCCACTGTGAAACCTG GTGCAGTGGGGGCAGGAGAGTTTGTGAGCCCCTGTGAGAGTGGAGACAACCTGGGTGAACCCTTCGCCCTGGAAGAGCAGAGAGGGCCTCTGCCCCTCAACAAGACCTTGTTTCTGGGCTATGCCTTTCTCCTCACCATGGCCACAACAAGTGACAAGTTGGCTAGCCGCTCCAAATTGCCAGATGGTCCTGCAGGAAGCAGCGAGGAAGAGGAAG AATTTTTAGAAATTCCTCCTTTCAATAAGCAGTACACAGAATCCCAGCTTCGAGCAGGAGCTGGCTACATTCTCGAAGACTTCAATGAAGCCCAG TGTAACACAGCCTACCAGTGTCTGCTAATTGCCGATCAGCATTGTCGAACCCGGAAGTACTTCCTGTGCCTTGCCAGTGGGATTCCTTGTGTGTCTCATGTCTGGGTCCATGACAGTTGCCATGCTAACCAGCTCCAGAATTACCGCAATTACCTGCTGCCAGCTGGGTACAGCCTTGAGGAGCAGAGAATTCTGGATTG GCAACCCCGTGAAAACCCTTTCCAGAATCTGAAGGTACTCTTGGTATCAGACCAACAGCAGAACTTCCTGGAGCTCTGGTCTGAGATCCTCATGACTGGGGGGGCAGCCTCTGTGAAGCAGCACCATTCAAGTGCCCATAACAAAG ATATTGCTTTAGGGGTATTTGATGTGGTGGTGACGGACCCCTCGTGCCCAGCCTCGGTGCTGAAGTGTGCTGAAGCATTGCAGCTGCCTGTGGTGTCACAAGAGTGGGTGATCCAGTGCCTCATTGTTGGGCAGAGAATTGGATTCAAGCAGCATCCAAAATACAAACACGATTATGTTTCTCACTAA